A genome region from Vulpes lagopus strain Blue_001 chromosome 7, ASM1834538v1, whole genome shotgun sequence includes the following:
- the CTXN3 gene encoding cortexin-3 — translation MDGGQPVPSALVPLENASPDSSMSLEQKTTFVFVILLFIFLGILIVRCFRILLDPYRSMPTSTWADGLEGLEKGQFDHALA, via the coding sequence ATGGATGGAGGACAGCCCGTCCCTTCAGCCCTAGTGCCCCTTGAGAATGCATCACCAGATTCTAGCATGTCTCTGGAGCAGAAAACCACATTTGTCTTTGTGattttgttgttcattttcttgGGCATCCTCATTGTCAGGTGCTTCCGGATCCTTCTGGACCCGTATCGGAGCATGCCGACCTCAACCTGGGCGGATGGACTTGAAGGCCTGGAGAAGGGGCAGTTTGACCATGCCCTTGCCTAG